A window of the Pseudomonas furukawaii genome harbors these coding sequences:
- a CDS encoding aspartate aminotransferase family protein produces MSVEHAQVERADFDKVMVPNYAPAAFIPVRGEGSRVWDQSGRELIDFAGGIAVNSLGHAHPVLVKALTDQANRIWHVSNVFTNEPALRLAKKLVDATFAERVFLANSGAEANEAAFKLARRYAHDVYGPQKHEIISATNSFHGRTLFTVTVGGQPKYSDGFGPKMEGITHVPYNDLDALKAAISDKTCAVVLEPVQGEGGVLPADKAYLEGARKLCDEHNALLIFDEVQSGMGRTGHLFAYQHYGVTPDILSSAKSLGGGFPIGAMLTTSEIAKHLAVGTHGTTYGGNPLASAVAEAVLDVINTPEVLSGINAKHDRFKTRLEAIGAKYGLFSEVRGLGLLIGAVLSEPWKGKAKDVLNAAEREAVMVLQAGPDVVRFAPSLVIPDADIDEGLDRFERAVAKLTQA; encoded by the coding sequence ATGTCCGTTGAGCATGCGCAGGTCGAGCGCGCCGATTTCGACAAGGTGATGGTTCCCAACTACGCCCCCGCCGCGTTCATTCCGGTGCGAGGTGAGGGTTCCCGCGTTTGGGACCAATCCGGTCGCGAACTGATCGATTTTGCCGGCGGCATCGCCGTGAACTCCCTGGGCCATGCTCACCCTGTGCTGGTCAAGGCGCTCACCGATCAGGCCAACAGGATCTGGCACGTCTCCAACGTCTTCACCAACGAGCCGGCCCTGCGCCTGGCGAAGAAACTGGTGGACGCCACCTTCGCCGAGCGCGTGTTCCTCGCCAACTCCGGGGCGGAAGCCAACGAGGCGGCCTTCAAGCTGGCCCGTCGCTATGCCCATGACGTCTACGGCCCGCAGAAGCACGAGATCATCTCCGCCACCAACAGCTTCCACGGTCGTACCCTGTTCACCGTGACCGTAGGTGGCCAGCCGAAGTACTCCGACGGTTTCGGTCCCAAGATGGAAGGCATCACCCATGTGCCCTACAACGACCTGGACGCCCTGAAGGCGGCCATTTCCGACAAGACCTGCGCCGTGGTCCTGGAGCCCGTGCAGGGCGAGGGCGGCGTGCTGCCGGCGGACAAGGCCTACCTGGAAGGCGCCCGCAAGCTGTGCGACGAACACAACGCGCTGCTGATCTTCGACGAAGTGCAGAGCGGCATGGGCCGGACCGGCCACCTGTTCGCCTACCAGCATTACGGTGTGACCCCGGACATCCTCTCCAGCGCCAAGAGCCTGGGCGGCGGCTTCCCCATCGGCGCCATGCTGACCACCAGCGAGATCGCCAAGCACCTGGCCGTCGGCACCCACGGCACCACTTACGGCGGCAACCCGCTGGCGTCCGCCGTGGCTGAAGCCGTGCTGGACGTGATCAACACCCCCGAGGTGCTCAGCGGCATCAACGCCAAGCACGACCGCTTCAAGACCCGCCTCGAGGCGATCGGCGCCAAGTACGGCCTCTTCAGCGAGGTTCGCGGCCTTGGCCTGTTGATTGGCGCCGTGCTCTCCGAGCCCTGGAAAGGCAAGGCCAAGGATGTGCTGAACGCCGCCGAGCGTGAGGCCGTGATGGTCCTGCAGGCCGGCCCGGATGTGGTGCGTTTCGCCCCGAGCCTGGTGATTCCGGATGCGGACATCGACGAGGGTCTGGACCGCTTCGAGCGCGCCGTCGCCAAGCTGACCCAGGCCTGA
- the aotP gene encoding arginine/ornithine transport ATP-binding protein AotP: protein MYKLEVQDLHKRYGSHEVLKGVSLAAKAGDVISIIGSSGSGKSTFLRCINMLEQPHGGKILLNGEELKLVANKDGGLKAADPRQLQRMRSRLAMVFQHFNLWSHMSALENVIEAPVHVLGVPKKEAIEKAEHYLAKVGVAHRKDAYPAHMSGGEQQRVAIARALAMEPEVMLFDEPTSALDPELVGEVLKVMKDLAVEGRTMVVVTHEMGFAREVSNQLVFLHKGLVEERGCPKEVLANPQSERLQQFLSGSLK from the coding sequence ATGTACAAACTCGAAGTTCAGGACCTGCACAAGCGCTATGGCAGCCACGAGGTGCTCAAGGGCGTGTCCCTGGCCGCCAAGGCCGGCGACGTCATCAGCATCATCGGCTCGAGCGGCTCGGGCAAGAGCACCTTCCTGCGCTGCATCAACATGCTGGAGCAGCCCCACGGCGGCAAGATCCTGCTCAATGGCGAGGAGCTCAAGCTGGTGGCGAACAAGGACGGCGGCCTGAAGGCGGCCGATCCCCGGCAGTTGCAGCGCATGCGCTCGCGCCTGGCCATGGTGTTCCAGCACTTCAACCTCTGGTCCCACATGAGCGCCCTGGAGAACGTCATCGAGGCGCCCGTGCATGTGCTGGGCGTACCGAAGAAGGAAGCCATCGAAAAGGCCGAGCATTACCTGGCCAAGGTCGGCGTGGCCCATCGCAAGGATGCCTACCCGGCGCACATGTCCGGGGGGGAGCAGCAGCGCGTCGCCATCGCCCGTGCCCTGGCCATGGAACCGGAAGTGATGCTGTTCGACGAGCCCACCTCGGCCCTCGATCCGGAGCTGGTGGGTGAGGTGCTCAAGGTGATGAAGGACCTGGCCGTGGAGGGGCGCACCATGGTGGTGGTGACCCACGAGATGGGGTTCGCCCGCGAGGTCTCCAACCAGCTGGTGTTCCTTCACAAGGGGCTGGTGGAAGAGCGCGGCTGCCCGAAAGAGGTGCTGGCCAATCCGCAGTCCGAACGTCTCCAGCAGTTCCTTTCCGGCAGCCTGAAGTGA
- the aruF gene encoding arginine/ornithine succinyltransferase subunit alpha, which translates to MLVMRPAQMADLAEVQRLAADSPVGVTSLPDDAKVLGEKIAASEASFSAEVSFNGEESYFFVLEDSETGRLVGCSAIVASAGFSEPFYSFRNETFVHASRELKIHNKIHVLSLCHDLTGNSLLTSFYVERDLVNTPVAELNSRGRLLFMASHPERFADAVVVEIVGYSDDQGESPFWDAVGRNFFDLNYTEAERLSGLKSRTFLAELMPHYPIYVPLLPDEAQEAMGQVHPRAQITFDILMREGFETDNYIDIFDGGPTLHARTSGIRSIAQSRLVPVKLGEPGKGGRLHLVCNGQLQDFRAVVMELDWVPGKPVVLGSAAAEVLGVGEGASVRLVAI; encoded by the coding sequence ATGTTGGTGATGCGCCCCGCGCAAATGGCCGACCTCGCTGAAGTCCAGCGCCTGGCCGCGGATAGCCCCGTGGGTGTCACTTCGCTGCCGGACGACGCCAAGGTCCTGGGCGAGAAGATCGCGGCCTCCGAAGCCTCCTTCTCGGCCGAGGTCAGCTTCAACGGCGAGGAAAGCTATTTCTTCGTCCTGGAAGACAGCGAGACCGGGCGCCTGGTGGGTTGCTCCGCCATCGTCGCCTCCGCCGGCTTCTCCGAACCCTTCTACAGCTTCCGCAACGAGACCTTCGTGCATGCGTCCCGGGAGCTGAAGATCCACAACAAGATCCATGTCCTCTCGCTCTGCCACGACCTGACCGGCAACAGCCTGCTCACCAGCTTCTACGTCGAACGCGACCTGGTGAACACGCCCGTCGCCGAACTCAACTCCCGTGGCCGCCTGCTGTTCATGGCCAGCCATCCCGAGCGCTTCGCCGACGCGGTGGTGGTGGAGATCGTCGGCTACAGCGATGACCAGGGCGAATCGCCGTTCTGGGACGCGGTCGGGCGCAATTTCTTCGACCTCAACTACACCGAGGCCGAACGCCTGTCGGGCCTGAAGAGCCGGACCTTCCTCGCCGAGCTGATGCCCCATTACCCCATCTACGTCCCGCTGCTGCCGGACGAGGCCCAGGAGGCCATGGGCCAGGTGCACCCCCGGGCGCAGATCACCTTCGACATCCTCATGCGCGAAGGCTTCGAGACCGACAACTACATCGACATCTTCGACGGCGGTCCGACCCTGCATGCACGCACGTCCGGCATCCGTTCCATCGCCCAGAGCCGCCTGGTGCCGGTCAAGCTCGGCGAACCGGGCAAGGGCGGGCGCCTGCACCTGGTCTGCAACGGCCAGCTGCAGGACTTCCGCGCGGTGGTGATGGAGCTGGACTGGGTACCCGGCAAGCCCGTGGTGCTCGGCAGCGCGGCTGCCGAAGTCCTGGGTGTGGGTGAGGGCGCCAGTGTGCGCCTGGTCGCGATTTAA
- the acs gene encoding acetate--CoA ligase yields the protein MSAASLYPVRPEVAAASLTDEATYKALYQQSVINPDGFWREQARRLDWIKPFTKVKQTSFDDHHVDIKWFADGTLNVSANCLDRHLETRGDQPAIIWEGDDPSQSRTITYRELHEQVCKFANALRGQDVHRGDVVTIYMPMIPEAVVAMLACTRIGAIHSVVFGGFSPEALAGRIIDCKSKVVITADEGLRGGKKVPLKSNVDDALTNPETSSVQKIIVCKRTGSDIKWNPHRDIWFEDLMKVAGSTCLPKEMGAEDPLFILYTSGSTGKPKGVLHTTGGYLVYASLTHERVFDYRPGEVFWCTADIGWVTGHTYLVYGPLANGATTLMFEGVPNYPDVTRVAKIVDKHKVNILYTAPTAIRAMMAEGKAAVEGADGSSLRLLGSVGEPINPEAWHWYYENVGQSRCPIVDTWWQTETGACLMTPLPGAHALKPGSAARPFFGVQPALVDNLGNLIDGPAEGNLVIIDSWPGQARTLYGDHDRFVDTYFKTFKGMYFTGDGARRDEDGYYWITGRVDDVLNVSGHRMGTAEIESAMVAHPKVAEAAVVGVPHDIKGQGIYVYVTLNAGEESSEQLRQELKAWVRKEIGPIATPDVIQWAPGLPKTRSGKIMRRILRKIAVAEYDALGDISTLADPGVVQHLIDTHRTMRAA from the coding sequence ATGAGTGCTGCTTCTCTGTATCCGGTCCGCCCTGAAGTGGCCGCCGCGTCCCTCACCGACGAAGCGACCTACAAAGCCCTGTACCAGCAATCCGTCATCAACCCCGATGGCTTCTGGCGTGAACAGGCCAGGCGCCTGGACTGGATCAAGCCCTTCACCAAGGTGAAGCAGACCTCCTTCGACGATCACCACGTCGACATCAAGTGGTTTGCCGACGGTACCCTCAACGTTTCCGCCAACTGCCTGGATCGCCACCTGGAAACCCGTGGCGACCAGCCGGCCATCATCTGGGAAGGCGACGACCCGTCCCAGAGCCGCACCATCACCTACCGCGAGCTGCACGAGCAGGTCTGCAAGTTCGCCAACGCGCTGCGTGGCCAGGACGTGCACCGGGGCGACGTGGTGACCATCTACATGCCGATGATCCCGGAAGCCGTGGTGGCCATGCTGGCCTGTACCCGCATCGGCGCCATCCACTCCGTGGTGTTCGGTGGCTTCTCGCCCGAGGCCCTGGCCGGCCGCATCATCGACTGCAAGTCCAAGGTGGTGATCACCGCCGACGAAGGCCTGCGCGGTGGCAAGAAGGTACCACTGAAGTCCAACGTCGACGACGCCCTGACCAACCCTGAAACCAGCAGCGTGCAGAAGATCATCGTCTGCAAGCGCACCGGCTCCGACATCAAGTGGAACCCGCACCGCGACATCTGGTTCGAGGACCTGATGAAGGTGGCCGGCTCCACCTGCCTGCCGAAGGAAATGGGCGCCGAGGATCCGCTGTTCATCCTCTACACCTCCGGCTCCACCGGTAAGCCCAAGGGCGTCCTGCACACCACCGGCGGCTACCTGGTCTACGCCTCCCTGACCCACGAGCGGGTGTTCGACTACCGCCCGGGCGAGGTCTTCTGGTGCACTGCCGACATCGGCTGGGTCACCGGTCATACCTACCTGGTCTACGGCCCGCTGGCCAATGGCGCCACCACCCTGATGTTCGAGGGCGTGCCGAACTATCCGGACGTGACCCGCGTCGCCAAGATCGTCGACAAGCACAAGGTCAACATCCTCTACACCGCCCCCACCGCCATCCGCGCGATGATGGCCGAGGGCAAGGCCGCGGTCGAAGGCGCCGACGGCTCCAGCCTGCGCCTGCTGGGCTCGGTGGGCGAGCCGATCAACCCGGAGGCCTGGCACTGGTACTACGAGAACGTCGGCCAGTCGCGCTGCCCTATCGTCGACACCTGGTGGCAGACCGAGACCGGCGCCTGCCTGATGACCCCGCTGCCGGGCGCCCACGCCCTCAAGCCGGGCTCCGCGGCGCGGCCGTTCTTCGGCGTGCAGCCGGCGCTTGTGGATAACCTGGGCAACCTGATCGACGGCCCGGCCGAAGGCAACCTGGTGATCATCGACTCCTGGCCGGGTCAGGCCCGTACCCTGTACGGCGACCACGACCGCTTCGTCGACACCTACTTCAAGACCTTCAAGGGCATGTACTTCACCGGTGACGGCGCCCGCCGCGACGAGGACGGCTACTACTGGATCACCGGTCGCGTGGACGACGTCCTGAACGTCTCCGGCCACCGCATGGGCACCGCCGAGATCGAGAGCGCCATGGTCGCCCACCCGAAAGTCGCCGAGGCCGCGGTGGTTGGCGTGCCCCACGACATCAAGGGCCAGGGCATCTATGTCTACGTCACCCTGAATGCGGGCGAGGAGTCCTCCGAGCAACTGCGTCAGGAGCTGAAAGCCTGGGTGCGCAAGGAGATCGGTCCGATCGCCACCCCGGACGTGATCCAGTGGGCTCCGGGCCTTCCGAAGACCCGCTCGGGCAAGATCATGCGCCGCATCCTGCGCAAGATCGCGGTCGCCGAGTACGACGCACTCGGCGACATCTCCACCCTGGCTGATCCCGGAGTGGTGCAGCACCTTATCGATACCCATCGCACCATGCGGGCTGCCTGA
- the astA gene encoding arginine N-succinyltransferase, giving the protein MIVRPVRSADLPALIDLARSTGAGLTTLPANEERLSHRVGWAEKAFRGEAERADADYLFVLEDDDGKVVGISAVAGAVGLREPWYNYRVGLTVSASQELNIHRQILTLFLANDLTGNSELCSLFLHAGYRTGLNGRLLSKARFLFIAEFPELFGDKVIAEMRGMSDENGVSPFWESLGRHFFKMEFSRADYLTGVGNKAFIAELMPKFPLYTCFLSEAARAIIGRVHPDTEPALAMLKGEGFSYQGYVDIFDAGPAIECETAKIRAVRDSQNLVLAVGTPGDDATPFLIHNRKREDCRITAAPARLAAGTLVVDAQTAKRLKLSAGASVRAVPLSAKETV; this is encoded by the coding sequence ATGATCGTTCGTCCCGTACGCAGCGCCGACCTGCCGGCCCTGATCGACCTGGCGCGCAGCACCGGCGCCGGCCTGACCACGCTGCCGGCCAATGAGGAGCGCCTGTCCCATCGGGTGGGCTGGGCGGAAAAGGCCTTTCGCGGCGAGGCCGAACGCGCCGACGCGGACTACCTGTTCGTCCTCGAGGACGACGACGGCAAGGTGGTCGGCATCTCCGCCGTGGCCGGTGCCGTCGGCCTGCGGGAGCCCTGGTACAACTACCGGGTCGGCCTCACCGTCAGCGCCTCCCAGGAGCTGAACATCCATCGGCAGATTCTCACGCTGTTCCTGGCCAACGACCTGACCGGCAACTCCGAGCTGTGCTCGCTGTTCCTCCATGCCGGTTACCGCACGGGCCTGAACGGCCGGCTGCTGTCGAAGGCGCGCTTCCTCTTCATCGCCGAGTTCCCGGAGTTGTTCGGCGACAAGGTGATCGCCGAGATGCGCGGCATGTCCGACGAGAATGGCGTCTCGCCGTTCTGGGAAAGCCTGGGCCGGCATTTCTTCAAGATGGAGTTTTCCCGGGCCGACTACCTGACCGGGGTCGGCAACAAGGCCTTCATCGCCGAGCTGATGCCCAAGTTCCCGCTCTACACCTGTTTCCTCTCCGAGGCGGCCCGCGCCATCATCGGCCGCGTCCATCCCGACACCGAGCCGGCCCTGGCCATGCTCAAGGGTGAAGGCTTCAGCTACCAGGGCTATGTCGACATCTTCGACGCCGGCCCGGCGATCGAGTGTGAAACGGCGAAGATCCGCGCCGTTCGCGACAGCCAGAACCTGGTGTTGGCCGTCGGCACTCCGGGCGACGACGCCACGCCCTTCCTGATCCATAACCGCAAACGCGAAGACTGCCGTATCACCGCCGCACCGGCGCGCCTGGCCGCCGGTACCCTGGTGGTGGACGCGCAGACCGCGAAGCGCCTGAAACTGTCCGCCGGCGCGTCGGTCCGTGCCGTTCCGTTGTCTGCCAAGGAGACCGTCTGA
- a CDS encoding ABC transporter permease, translating to MLNGYGSTILEGAWLTLLLALSSISLAVFLGLLGAAFRLSPIKWVSLLGEAYATVIRGIPDLVLILLIFYGGQQLVNVVAPMVGYEDYIDLDPFWSGVFTLGFIFGAYLSETFRGAFMAIPKGQGEAGLAYGMSHTKVFFRILVPQMIRLAIPGFTNNWLVLTKATALISVVGLQDMMFKAKSAADATREPFTFYLAVAALYLVLTSVSLLALRYLERRYSAGIKAAEL from the coding sequence ATGCTCAACGGCTACGGCTCGACCATTCTCGAGGGTGCCTGGCTCACCCTGCTGCTGGCCCTTTCGTCGATCTCCCTGGCGGTGTTCCTGGGTCTCCTGGGGGCTGCCTTCCGGCTTTCGCCCATCAAGTGGGTGTCGCTGCTCGGCGAGGCCTACGCCACGGTGATCCGCGGCATTCCCGACCTGGTGCTGATCCTGCTGATCTTCTACGGCGGCCAGCAACTGGTGAACGTCGTCGCGCCGATGGTGGGCTACGAGGACTACATCGACCTCGACCCCTTCTGGTCGGGCGTCTTCACCCTGGGCTTCATCTTCGGCGCCTACCTGTCCGAGACCTTCCGTGGCGCCTTCATGGCGATCCCGAAGGGGCAGGGCGAGGCGGGCCTGGCCTATGGCATGAGCCACACCAAGGTGTTCTTCCGCATCCTGGTGCCGCAGATGATCCGCCTGGCGATTCCCGGTTTCACCAACAACTGGCTGGTGCTGACCAAGGCCACCGCGCTGATTTCGGTGGTGGGCCTGCAGGACATGATGTTCAAGGCCAAGAGCGCAGCGGATGCCACCCGTGAACCCTTCACCTTCTATCTCGCGGTCGCCGCGCTCTACCTGGTGCTGACCAGCGTCTCCCTGCTGGCGCTGCGTTACCTGGAGCGTCGTTACTCGGCGGGCATCAAGGCGGCTGAACTATGA
- a CDS encoding ABC transporter substrate-binding protein, with translation MKKIALLGAMALSLLSPLVAIADDAKPLRIGIEAAYPPFAFKTPDGKITGFDYDIGNALCEEMKVECKWIEQEFDGLIPALKVRKFDAVLSSMTITEERLKSVDFTGKYYHTPARLAMKEGSVINDPLTDLKGKKVGVQRASIYDRYATEVFAPAGVEVVRYSSQNEIFLDMAAGRLDATLADVVNIDDGFLKTDAGKGFALVGPAFTEKKYFGEGAGIAVRKGDKALAEKINAAIAAIRANGKYKAVQDKYFAFDVYGE, from the coding sequence ATGAAAAAGATCGCTCTCCTCGGCGCCATGGCGCTGTCCCTGCTGTCCCCCCTGGTCGCCATCGCCGATGATGCCAAGCCCCTGCGCATCGGTATCGAAGCGGCCTACCCGCCCTTCGCCTTCAAGACCCCCGACGGCAAGATCACCGGCTTCGACTACGACATCGGCAACGCCCTGTGCGAAGAGATGAAAGTGGAGTGCAAGTGGATCGAGCAGGAGTTCGATGGGCTGATTCCGGCCCTGAAGGTGCGCAAGTTCGACGCGGTGCTGTCGTCCATGACCATCACCGAGGAGCGCCTGAAGTCCGTGGATTTCACCGGCAAGTACTACCACACGCCGGCGCGCCTCGCGATGAAGGAAGGCAGCGTGATCAATGACCCGCTGACCGACCTCAAGGGCAAGAAAGTCGGCGTGCAGCGTGCCTCCATCTACGATCGCTACGCGACCGAGGTGTTCGCACCGGCCGGCGTGGAAGTGGTGCGCTACAGCTCCCAGAACGAGATCTTCCTGGACATGGCGGCCGGTCGCCTGGACGCCACACTGGCGGACGTGGTGAACATCGACGACGGCTTCCTCAAGACCGACGCCGGCAAGGGCTTCGCGCTGGTGGGTCCGGCCTTCACCGAGAAGAAATACTTCGGCGAAGGCGCCGGCATCGCCGTGCGCAAGGGTGACAAGGCCCTGGCCGAGAAGATCAACGCCGCCATCGCCGCCATCCGTGCCAATGGCAAGTACAAGGCCGTACAGGACAAGTACTTCGCCTTCGACGTCTACGGCGAGTAA
- a CDS encoding succinylglutamate desuccinylase/aspartoacylase family protein, producing the protein MERIDHDLPWSAPGTRRQLSVFRFGAGERKAYIQASLHADELPGMRVAVELKRRLAELEGQGRLTGRIELVPVANPIGLGQMFQATSQGRFELGSGKNFNRDFADLAQLVEPAVAGRLGGDGDANVRTIRNAMLAALDELPPAGSELQGLQRLLLRHACDADLVLDLHCDFDAVVHLYMIPQQAETFMDLAARLGAGAVLVAEDTGGSSFDEACSMAWLRLSRRFPEAAVPLACQAATVELGGMPDTERERAEASAESVLAFLARRGLIDGDWPPAPALGCEATPFAGAQYAYPPHAGVVSFLQPVGAHVEVGDPLFEVIDPLEDRHSVVHASTSGVLYVRERLRFAQPGLWLAKVAGREPIRQGRLLSD; encoded by the coding sequence ATGGAACGAATCGATCACGACCTGCCCTGGTCCGCCCCGGGCACCCGTCGCCAGTTGAGCGTCTTTCGCTTCGGGGCGGGCGAGCGCAAGGCTTATATCCAGGCATCTCTGCACGCCGACGAGCTGCCGGGCATGCGCGTCGCCGTCGAACTCAAGCGTCGTCTGGCCGAGCTGGAAGGGCAGGGGCGCCTGACCGGCCGTATCGAGCTGGTGCCGGTGGCCAACCCCATCGGCCTCGGCCAGATGTTCCAGGCCACCAGCCAGGGGCGCTTCGAACTGGGCAGTGGCAAGAACTTCAACCGTGACTTCGCCGACCTGGCGCAACTGGTCGAGCCTGCCGTGGCAGGGCGGTTGGGGGGAGATGGCGACGCCAACGTGCGGACGATCCGCAACGCGATGCTCGCCGCGCTGGATGAGCTGCCTCCCGCGGGTTCCGAACTGCAGGGCCTGCAGCGGCTGTTGCTTCGACATGCCTGTGATGCGGACCTGGTACTCGATCTGCATTGCGACTTCGATGCGGTCGTGCACCTGTACATGATTCCGCAGCAGGCGGAGACCTTCATGGATCTGGCCGCGCGCCTGGGCGCGGGGGCCGTCCTGGTGGCCGAGGATACCGGCGGCAGCTCGTTCGACGAGGCCTGTTCGATGGCCTGGCTACGACTGTCCAGGCGGTTTCCCGAAGCCGCCGTGCCGCTGGCGTGCCAGGCGGCGACGGTGGAGCTGGGCGGAATGCCGGATACCGAGCGCGAGCGCGCCGAGGCCAGCGCCGAAAGCGTCCTCGCCTTTCTCGCCCGTCGTGGCCTGATCGATGGCGATTGGCCGCCGGCTCCCGCCCTCGGTTGCGAGGCGACCCCTTTCGCCGGTGCCCAATACGCCTACCCGCCCCACGCGGGGGTGGTCAGTTTCCTCCAGCCGGTTGGTGCGCACGTCGAGGTGGGTGATCCGCTGTTCGAAGTCATTGATCCGCTCGAGGATCGCCATAGCGTCGTCCACGCCTCCACTTCCGGCGTGCTGTATGTGCGTGAGCGCCTGCGCTTCGCGCAACCTGGACTGTGGCTGGCCAAGGTGGCCGGCCGTGAACCCATTCGTCAGGGTCGCCTGCTGAGCGACTGA
- the argR gene encoding transcriptional regulator ArgR, with the protein MTAHRIAFLLWPGTKALTLALAEEALRVAQRLHPEVVYEMSFLQAEPAAEGAWRLPGEAWSGKLEGQQRLFLVADEPPTQVSPALAGAIKQLVRTGCVVGALSAGVYPLAYLGLLDGYRAAVHWRWQDDFTERFPKVIATSHLFDWDRDRLTACGGLAVLDLLLAVLARDHGAELAGAVSEELVVERIREGGERQRIPLQNRLGSSHPKLTQAVLLMEANIEEPLTTDEIAQHVCVSRRQLERIFKQYLNRVPSQYYLELRLNKARQMLMQTSKSIIQIGLSCGFSSGPHFSSAYRNFFGVTPREDRNQRRGASPFEPQQPAAVAERG; encoded by the coding sequence ATGACTGCCCATCGAATCGCTTTTCTCCTCTGGCCCGGCACCAAGGCGCTGACCCTGGCCCTGGCGGAGGAAGCCCTGCGGGTCGCCCAGCGACTGCATCCTGAAGTGGTATACGAGATGTCCTTCCTCCAGGCGGAGCCGGCCGCGGAAGGCGCCTGGCGCCTGCCCGGTGAGGCCTGGTCCGGCAAGCTGGAGGGCCAGCAGCGGCTGTTCCTGGTGGCCGACGAACCGCCGACGCAGGTTTCCCCGGCGCTGGCCGGCGCCATCAAGCAACTGGTGCGCACCGGCTGCGTAGTGGGTGCCTTGTCCGCCGGTGTCTACCCGCTGGCGTACCTGGGGCTGCTGGATGGCTATCGCGCCGCCGTGCACTGGCGCTGGCAGGACGACTTCACCGAGCGTTTCCCCAAGGTGATCGCCACCAGCCACCTGTTCGACTGGGACCGAGATCGCCTCACCGCCTGCGGGGGGCTGGCGGTGCTGGACCTGCTGCTGGCGGTGCTGGCCCGCGACCACGGCGCCGAGCTGGCGGGCGCGGTGTCCGAAGAGCTGGTGGTGGAGCGCATCCGCGAAGGGGGTGAGCGTCAGCGCATTCCGTTGCAGAACCGCCTCGGTTCCAGCCATCCGAAGCTCACCCAGGCGGTGCTGCTGATGGAGGCCAATATCGAGGAGCCGCTGACCACCGACGAGATCGCCCAGCACGTCTGTGTGTCCCGCCGCCAGCTGGAGCGGATCTTCAAGCAGTACCTGAACCGCGTGCCCAGCCAGTACTACCTGGAGCTGCGCCTGAACAAGGCCCGGCAGATGCTCATGCAGACCAGCAAGTCGATCATCCAGATCGGCCTGTCCTGTGGCTTCTCTTCCGGCCCGCACTTCTCCAGCGCCTACCGCAACTTCTTCGGCGTCACCCCTCGCGAAGACCGCAACCAGCGCCGCGGCGCCAGTCCCTTCGAGCCCCAGCAGCCGGCCGCAGTGGCTGAGCGGGGCTGA
- a CDS encoding ABC transporter permease, protein MIFDYNVIWENLPLYFSGVLVTLKLLLISLALGLTAAVPLALMRVSKQPWVNFPAWLYTYVIRGTPMLVQLFLIYYGLAQFEAVRESAFWPYLSNATFCACLAFAINTSAYTAEILAGSIKATPHGEIEAAKAMGMSRAKLYRRILLPSALRRALPQYSNEVIMMLHTTSLASIVTLVDITGAARTVNSQYYLPFEAFITAGAFYLCLTFILVRLFKAAERRWLAYLAPRKA, encoded by the coding sequence ATGATCTTCGACTACAACGTGATCTGGGAGAACCTGCCCCTCTACTTCAGCGGCGTGCTGGTCACCCTCAAGCTCCTGCTCATTTCCCTGGCCCTGGGCCTGACGGCGGCGGTGCCGCTGGCGCTGATGCGGGTGTCCAAGCAGCCCTGGGTGAACTTCCCGGCCTGGCTCTACACCTACGTCATCCGTGGCACCCCGATGCTGGTGCAGCTGTTCCTGATCTACTACGGGCTGGCCCAGTTCGAGGCCGTGCGCGAGAGCGCCTTCTGGCCCTACCTGTCCAATGCCACCTTCTGCGCCTGCCTGGCGTTCGCCATCAACACCAGCGCCTACACCGCGGAAATCCTCGCGGGCAGCATCAAGGCGACGCCTCACGGCGAGATCGAGGCGGCCAAGGCGATGGGCATGTCACGGGCCAAGCTCTATCGCCGCATCCTGCTGCCCTCGGCGCTGCGCCGCGCGCTGCCGCAGTACAGCAACGAAGTCATCATGATGCTGCACACCACCAGCCTGGCCTCCATCGTCACCCTGGTGGACATCACCGGCGCGGCGCGCACCGTGAACTCGCAGTATTACCTGCCGTTCGAGGCGTTCATCACCGCCGGCGCGTTCTACCTGTGCCTGACCTTCATCCTGGTGCGCCTGTTCAAGGCCGCCGAACGTCGCTGGCTGGCCTACCTGGCCCCGCGCAAGGCCTGA